TAGGTTGAGACCTCCCTCATCCGTCCACGACGCGGTCCGCGAGGAGCTCGAGAGCATGCGGCAAGACCGAAAGCACGACGTCGAGGCTCTCTTCGACGGCTCGTGGGCTACCGGGCAGATTGATGATCAACATGCGGTCGCGAACTCCGGCAAGGGCCCGGGAGAGCATCGCGCTCTTCGTCTTCGTCATCGACGCGGCGCGAATGGCTTCCGCAATCCCGGGAACCTCGTAATCGATGACGGCTGCCGTCGCTTGCGGCGTGCGATCGCGCGGCGAGAGCCCGGTACCCCCACTGGTGATCACCAAGTCGGCGCCGCGTGAATCGGCAAGATCGATGATTTCGGCTTGCAGAGCCGCGGGATCGTCGGGAATCACTCTCTCACGGACGATCGAATAGGCCGACCCCAGTCGCTCCTTCATCGCTGGAATACATCGGTCGGCGCGTTCTCCCGAGGCGGCGCGATCGGAAAGCACGATCAGCGCGACGCGAAACGCTAGCTTCTCGTCCACGTTCCCGTCTTGCCGCCGCTCTTGCGCATGAGCCGCACGGATTCGATCTCAATGCCTTTATCGAGCGCCTTGGCCATGTCGTAAATCGTAAGCGCGGCGATGCACGCTGCCACCATTGCTTCCATCTCAACGCCGGTGGCAGCGGTCGTTCGAGCCTCGGCTTCCACGCACAGCACGTCGCCGCGCCAATCAAAACGCACGTCGACCTTGCTAAGCGGCAGCGGATGCGCGAGCGGAATGAGCGCCGAGGTTTGCTTCGCGGCCATGATGCCGGCAATCTGCGCGGCGACAAACGCATCGCCTTTTGGAAGTGTGGCCTCCTCCAGCGCCGCGCGCGCCGCCGGTTTCATTCGAACCAGCGCTTGCGCACAAGCGCTGCGATCGCTGACGGGCTTCGCCGACACGTCGACCATCGCAAGGCTGCCGTCGCGCGCGATATGCGACGGTCTCACATCGTGCGCGCGGGCGAGCCTTGAAACCGGGCCCAAATGAGGCAGAGTAAGGCCAGTACCCAACAAACGACTAAGTGCGTGATGTGGTGGGCGTGCGCGGGCCCCGACTCGGTGAAGAAATTGACTTTGCCCATGCCGTAGAGAATACCCAAAAGAAAGAACGCGACGGCGAGGACGATGGCGATGGCTCTCACGAAATGGCTCCCCTCTGCGCAAGCACGAAACAGATTGCTCCGACGACGACGCAATACCAGCCGAACGGCCGC
This Candidatus Eremiobacterota bacterium DNA region includes the following protein-coding sequences:
- a CDS encoding MogA/MoaB family molybdenum cofactor biosynthesis protein, with translation MDEKLAFRVALIVLSDRAASGERADRCIPAMKERLGSAYSIVRERVIPDDPAALQAEIIDLADSRGADLVITSGGTGLSPRDRTPQATAAVIDYEVPGIAEAIRAASMTKTKSAMLSRALAGVRDRMLIINLPGSPRAVEESLDVVLSVLPHALELLADRVVDG
- the moaC gene encoding cyclic pyranopterin monophosphate synthase MoaC; translated protein: MVDVSAKPVSDRSACAQALVRMKPAARAALEEATLPKGDAFVAAQIAGIMAAKQTSALIPLAHPLPLSKVDVRFDWRGDVLCVEAEARTTAATGVEMEAMVAACIAALTIYDMAKALDKGIEIESVRLMRKSGGKTGTWTRS